The Triticum dicoccoides isolate Atlit2015 ecotype Zavitan chromosome 6A, WEW_v2.0, whole genome shotgun sequence genome has a window encoding:
- the LOC119316697 gene encoding mitochondrial carrier protein CoAc2-like isoform X2, whose translation MEAAERGGGALPLAVRELIAGGVAGGVAKSAVAPLERVKILLQTRRAEFRGSGLVGSFRTIYQTEGPLGFYRGNGASVARIVPYAALHYMAYEEYRRWIILGFPNVEQGPVLDLVAGSIAGGTAVVSTYPLDLVRTKLAYQLQVKGAVNLSLRESKPSEQVYKGILDCVKTIYRQNGLKGLYRGMAPSLYGIFPYSGLKFYFYEKMKTHVPEEHRKDIIPKLACGSVAGLLGQTITYPLDVVRRQMQAFSLSNLVKGKGTFGSLVMIAKHQGWKQLFSGLSINYLKVVPSVAIGFTVYDSMKDWLNVPSREQAAVVVPVLSEDGSNAAPVHSS comes from the exons atGGAGGCAGCGGAGAGAGGCGGCGGGGCACTGCCGCTTGCCGTGCGGGAGCTCATCGCCGGCGGGGTCGCCGGTGGCGTCGCCAAGTCCGCCGTGGCGCCGCTCGAGCGCGTCAAGATCCTCCTCCAG ACTAGAAGAGCAGAATTCCGTGGGTCTGGATTGGTTGGATCGTTTCGGACAATCTATCAGACAGAAGGTCCCTTAGGGTTTTACAG GGGCAATGGTGCCAGCGTTGCTAGGATCGTTCCTTATGCAGCTTTGCATTACATGGCATACGAAGAGTATCGCCGATGGATCATTCTTGGTTTTCCTAATGTTGAGCAAGGGCCTGTTCTTGATCTAGTGGCCGGATCAATAGCTGGAGGAACAGCAGTCGTATCCACATATCCGCTTGATCTGGTTCGCACAAAGTTGGCTTATCAG CTGCAGGTCAAAGGTGCAGTGAACCTCAGTTTAAGAGAATCTAAGCCCTCCGAACAGGTTTATAAAGGTATCCTTGATTGTGTGAAAACAATATACAGGCAAAATGGCTTGAAAGGCCTATACCGTGGCATGG CTCCATCATTATATGGAATCTTCCCTTATTCCGGTCTTAAATTCTATTTCTATGAGAAGATGAAGACTCATGTTCCTGAAGAGCACAGAAAAGATATCATACCGAAACTTGCTTGTGGATCAGTTGCTGGTTTGTTAGGACAGACAATAACGTATCCCCTTGATGTTGTTAGGCGGCAAATGCAG GCGTTCTCATTGTCCAACCTCGTGAAGGGGAAAGGAACATTTGGAAGCCTTGTTATGATAGCGAAACATCAAGGTTGGAAGCAACTGTTTTCAGGACTATCTATCAACTATTTGAAG GTCGTCCCATCAGTAGCCATAGGGTTCACTGTTTATGACTCGATGAAGGATTGGCTTAATGTTCCATCTAGAGAGCAGGCAGCTGTGGTTGTCCCTGTGTTGTCAGAAGACGGAAGTAATGCTGCCCCTGTTCACTCCAGTTAG
- the LOC119316697 gene encoding mitochondrial carrier protein CoAc2-like isoform X1, which translates to MEAAERGGGALPLAVRELIAGGVAGGVAKSAVAPLERVKILLQTRRAEFRGSGLVGSFRTIYQTEGPLGFYRGNGASVARIVPYAALHYMAYEEYRRWIILGFPNVEQGPVLDLVAGSIAGGTAVVSTYPLDLVRTKLAYQVKGAVNLSLRESKPSEQVYKGILDCVKTIYRQNGLKGLYRGMAPSLYGIFPYSGLKFYFYEKMKTHVPEEHRKDIIPKLACGSVAGLLGQTITYPLDVVRRQMQVQAFSLSNLVKGKGTFGSLVMIAKHQGWKQLFSGLSINYLKVVPSVAIGFTVYDSMKDWLNVPSREQAAVVVPVLSEDGSNAAPVHSS; encoded by the exons atGGAGGCAGCGGAGAGAGGCGGCGGGGCACTGCCGCTTGCCGTGCGGGAGCTCATCGCCGGCGGGGTCGCCGGTGGCGTCGCCAAGTCCGCCGTGGCGCCGCTCGAGCGCGTCAAGATCCTCCTCCAG ACTAGAAGAGCAGAATTCCGTGGGTCTGGATTGGTTGGATCGTTTCGGACAATCTATCAGACAGAAGGTCCCTTAGGGTTTTACAG GGGCAATGGTGCCAGCGTTGCTAGGATCGTTCCTTATGCAGCTTTGCATTACATGGCATACGAAGAGTATCGCCGATGGATCATTCTTGGTTTTCCTAATGTTGAGCAAGGGCCTGTTCTTGATCTAGTGGCCGGATCAATAGCTGGAGGAACAGCAGTCGTATCCACATATCCGCTTGATCTGGTTCGCACAAAGTTGGCTTATCAG GTCAAAGGTGCAGTGAACCTCAGTTTAAGAGAATCTAAGCCCTCCGAACAGGTTTATAAAGGTATCCTTGATTGTGTGAAAACAATATACAGGCAAAATGGCTTGAAAGGCCTATACCGTGGCATGG CTCCATCATTATATGGAATCTTCCCTTATTCCGGTCTTAAATTCTATTTCTATGAGAAGATGAAGACTCATGTTCCTGAAGAGCACAGAAAAGATATCATACCGAAACTTGCTTGTGGATCAGTTGCTGGTTTGTTAGGACAGACAATAACGTATCCCCTTGATGTTGTTAGGCGGCAAATGCAG GTTCAGGCGTTCTCATTGTCCAACCTCGTGAAGGGGAAAGGAACATTTGGAAGCCTTGTTATGATAGCGAAACATCAAGGTTGGAAGCAACTGTTTTCAGGACTATCTATCAACTATTTGAAG GTCGTCCCATCAGTAGCCATAGGGTTCACTGTTTATGACTCGATGAAGGATTGGCTTAATGTTCCATCTAGAGAGCAGGCAGCTGTGGTTGTCCCTGTGTTGTCAGAAGACGGAAGTAATGCTGCCCCTGTTCACTCCAGTTAG
- the LOC119316697 gene encoding mitochondrial carrier protein CoAc2-like isoform X3, whose product MEAAERGGGALPLAVRELIAGGVAGGVAKSAVAPLERVKILLQTRRAEFRGSGLVGSFRTIYQTEGPLGFYRGNGASVARIVPYAALHYMAYEEYRRWIILGFPNVEQGPVLDLVAGSIAGGTAVVSTYPLDLVRTKLAYQVKGAVNLSLRESKPSEQVYKGILDCVKTIYRQNGLKGLYRGMAPSLYGIFPYSGLKFYFYEKMKTHVPEEHRKDIIPKLACGSVAGLLGQTITYPLDVVRRQMQAFSLSNLVKGKGTFGSLVMIAKHQGWKQLFSGLSINYLKVVPSVAIGFTVYDSMKDWLNVPSREQAAVVVPVLSEDGSNAAPVHSS is encoded by the exons atGGAGGCAGCGGAGAGAGGCGGCGGGGCACTGCCGCTTGCCGTGCGGGAGCTCATCGCCGGCGGGGTCGCCGGTGGCGTCGCCAAGTCCGCCGTGGCGCCGCTCGAGCGCGTCAAGATCCTCCTCCAG ACTAGAAGAGCAGAATTCCGTGGGTCTGGATTGGTTGGATCGTTTCGGACAATCTATCAGACAGAAGGTCCCTTAGGGTTTTACAG GGGCAATGGTGCCAGCGTTGCTAGGATCGTTCCTTATGCAGCTTTGCATTACATGGCATACGAAGAGTATCGCCGATGGATCATTCTTGGTTTTCCTAATGTTGAGCAAGGGCCTGTTCTTGATCTAGTGGCCGGATCAATAGCTGGAGGAACAGCAGTCGTATCCACATATCCGCTTGATCTGGTTCGCACAAAGTTGGCTTATCAG GTCAAAGGTGCAGTGAACCTCAGTTTAAGAGAATCTAAGCCCTCCGAACAGGTTTATAAAGGTATCCTTGATTGTGTGAAAACAATATACAGGCAAAATGGCTTGAAAGGCCTATACCGTGGCATGG CTCCATCATTATATGGAATCTTCCCTTATTCCGGTCTTAAATTCTATTTCTATGAGAAGATGAAGACTCATGTTCCTGAAGAGCACAGAAAAGATATCATACCGAAACTTGCTTGTGGATCAGTTGCTGGTTTGTTAGGACAGACAATAACGTATCCCCTTGATGTTGTTAGGCGGCAAATGCAG GCGTTCTCATTGTCCAACCTCGTGAAGGGGAAAGGAACATTTGGAAGCCTTGTTATGATAGCGAAACATCAAGGTTGGAAGCAACTGTTTTCAGGACTATCTATCAACTATTTGAAG GTCGTCCCATCAGTAGCCATAGGGTTCACTGTTTATGACTCGATGAAGGATTGGCTTAATGTTCCATCTAGAGAGCAGGCAGCTGTGGTTGTCCCTGTGTTGTCAGAAGACGGAAGTAATGCTGCCCCTGTTCACTCCAGTTAG